A region of Ramlibacter agri DNA encodes the following proteins:
- a CDS encoding TetR/AcrR family transcriptional regulator, producing MARKAPRRTAERILEASLALFNRFGEPNVPATAIAAELGISAGNLHYHYRSKDELVNALVADYEAALRELLQAAGGVRDVEDAWFFLHTLFELLWQYRFLYRDLNDLLSRNRQLETCFQALLEDKRVAIDALLAGMGTSGAVQIAPRERQATATSMVVVLTYWLSYEYVREPRRALEPEGAQQALLRGAHHVLHLLVPYLEPAQRAHLLRLAGAYAGEREDAG from the coding sequence GTGGCGCGCAAGGCCCCGCGCCGCACCGCCGAACGCATCCTCGAAGCCTCGCTCGCCCTCTTCAACCGTTTCGGCGAACCCAATGTCCCGGCCACCGCGATCGCGGCCGAGCTGGGCATCAGCGCGGGCAACCTGCACTACCACTACCGCTCGAAGGACGAGCTGGTCAACGCCCTGGTCGCGGACTACGAGGCGGCCCTGCGCGAACTGCTGCAGGCCGCCGGCGGCGTGCGCGACGTCGAGGACGCCTGGTTCTTCCTGCACACGCTGTTCGAGCTGCTGTGGCAGTACCGCTTCCTGTACCGCGACCTCAATGACCTGCTGTCCCGCAACCGGCAGCTCGAGACCTGCTTCCAGGCCTTGCTGGAAGACAAGCGGGTCGCCATCGACGCGCTGCTGGCCGGCATGGGCACGTCCGGCGCCGTGCAGATCGCCCCGCGCGAACGGCAAGCCACCGCCACCAGCATGGTGGTGGTGCTGACCTACTGGCTGAGCTATGAATACGTGCGCGAGCCGCGGCGCGCGCTGGAACCGGAGGGCGCGCAGCAGGCGCTGCTGCGCGGCGCGCACCACGTGCTCCATCTGCTGGTACCCTATCTGGAACCGGCGCAGCGCGCGCACTTGCTGCGGCTCGCCGGCGCGTACGCCGGCGAACGGGAGGACGCCGGCTGA
- a CDS encoding phasin family protein, protein MATKSDSKDPGAGMSSAQFADVVKESAQQIWLAGLGAFSKAQQEGGKVFEALVKEGVGLQRKTQAATEEKLTEASSRMANMAKDLSSQAAGQWDKLEGIFEQRVRRALQNLGVPAHGEMAALQARVDELERQLAALSGARRGTRTAGRSAAPAAKAPRKRVRKPAA, encoded by the coding sequence ATGGCCACGAAGAGCGACAGCAAGGACCCGGGCGCGGGCATGTCCTCGGCGCAGTTCGCCGACGTCGTCAAGGAGTCGGCGCAGCAGATCTGGCTGGCCGGCCTCGGCGCCTTCTCCAAGGCGCAACAGGAGGGCGGCAAGGTGTTCGAGGCGCTGGTGAAGGAAGGCGTGGGCCTGCAGCGCAAGACCCAGGCCGCCACCGAGGAGAAGCTGACCGAGGCCAGCAGCCGGATGGCGAACATGGCCAAGGACCTGTCCAGCCAGGCCGCGGGCCAGTGGGACAAGCTGGAAGGCATCTTCGAGCAGCGGGTGCGCCGGGCCCTGCAGAACCTGGGCGTGCCGGCCCACGGCGAGATGGCGGCGCTGCAGGCGCGCGTGGATGAACTGGAGCGCCAGCTGGCCGCCCTGAGCGGAGCGCGCCGCGGCACCCGCACCGCAGGACGCAGCGCCGCGCCGGCGGCCAAGGCCCCTCGCAAGCGCGTGCGCAAGCCCGCGGCCTGA
- the rfbB gene encoding dTDP-glucose 4,6-dehydratase — MILVTGGAGFIGSNFVLDWLAGSGEGLVNLDKLTYAGNRENLRSVEKHPGYVFVHGDIGDQGLVEQLLARHQPRAVLNFAAESHVDRSIHSPGGFIETNVVGSFRLLEAVRGYCDSLPAAQREAFRFLHVSTDEVYGSLAPDAPAFTEDHKYEPNSPYSASKAASDHLVRAYCHTYGLPVLTTNCSNNYGPYHFPEKLIPLMIVNALAGKPLPVYGDGQQVRDWLYVGDHCSAIRRVLEAGRVGETYNVGGWNEKPNLEIVRTICALLDELRPKAGGGSHAEQVTFVKDRPGHDRRYAIDARKIERELGWRPAESFETGIRKTVRWYLENPDWVARVQSGAYRQWIAAQYEQAA; from the coding sequence ATGATCTTGGTTACCGGCGGCGCCGGATTCATCGGTTCGAACTTCGTTCTGGACTGGCTCGCCGGTTCAGGCGAGGGCCTCGTCAACCTGGACAAGCTCACCTACGCCGGCAACCGCGAAAACCTGCGTTCCGTCGAAAAGCATCCCGGGTACGTGTTCGTGCACGGCGACATCGGCGACCAGGGCCTGGTGGAGCAGCTGCTTGCGCGCCACCAGCCGCGTGCGGTGCTCAACTTCGCGGCCGAATCGCACGTCGACCGCTCCATCCACAGCCCCGGCGGCTTCATCGAGACCAACGTCGTCGGCAGCTTCCGGTTGCTGGAAGCCGTGCGCGGTTACTGCGATTCGCTGCCCGCCGCGCAGCGCGAAGCGTTCCGCTTCCTGCACGTGTCGACCGACGAGGTCTATGGTTCGCTCGCGCCGGACGCGCCCGCGTTCACCGAGGACCACAAGTACGAGCCGAACAGCCCGTACTCGGCCAGCAAGGCGGCCAGCGACCACCTGGTGCGGGCGTATTGCCACACCTACGGGCTGCCGGTGCTCACCACCAACTGCTCCAACAACTACGGCCCCTATCACTTCCCCGAGAAGCTGATCCCGCTGATGATCGTCAACGCGCTGGCCGGCAAGCCGCTGCCGGTGTACGGCGACGGCCAGCAGGTGCGCGACTGGCTGTACGTGGGCGACCATTGCAGCGCGATCCGGCGCGTGCTGGAGGCGGGCCGCGTGGGCGAGACCTATAACGTGGGCGGCTGGAACGAGAAGCCCAACCTGGAGATCGTGCGCACCATCTGCGCGCTGCTGGACGAACTGCGCCCGAAGGCGGGCGGCGGCAGCCATGCCGAACAGGTCACTTTCGTGAAAGACCGTCCCGGCCACGACCGCCGCTATGCCATCGACGCGCGCAAGATCGAGCGCGAGCTGGGCTGGCGGCCGGCCGAGTCTTTCGAGACCGGAATCCGCAAGACGGTGCGCTGGTACCTGGAGAACCCGGACTGGGTCGCGCGGGTGCAGAGCGGCGCCTACCGCCAGTGGATCGCGGCGCAGTACGAGCAGGCGGCATGA
- a CDS encoding FkbM family methyltransferase, with the protein MGHLVEKYTAAYFLKKDENGSVLPYGVEGIEAFEQGELREHDRAILEHVDFRGASVLEFGFGRGESIKYAWERGAAAYVGVDFSESACRIAGGFLQKFKVEGPRIVCSDALEFLRQHVAQGEAAQKFDVVMMLDFVEHVPRSELAEVLRLLGDCLKETSVVAVNTPDFLFDNDVISEGLNEQGCDSSDFIDETRGMHCNRYTLDSLRRFFLALGYAAVGRGHYFVPATPEDQNPFGGVRSYAGDWQAAQARGCKLMGNFPRESFEVTYEVQEKPELHTFLDGNLAGLSIYVTRSYLEYYGGGNYDDFLSGFIARHDLAGKTVFDLGGFVGVNSMQFARLVGPNGRVCAFEPNPINADRLRQNLSENGELESRVRVYPFALSNEQGTVRFNVHRNVDAGVSSASYMQGAHTTLSEGTLAGLGFTEVDVRSCTLDEFVRRTGFVPGLVKMDIEGSEHLALLGAMATMKDASPAVMVELHSIYCAVMVLNALEGLGYVCELLHVEEDGRCYIGAAPRAKAAEARRSEQDVEVLQATVYRHELERVRLRIEAQARQQEQREGQHAQERARLQAEIAGLRVQQDSNSSERNVERSQTESERQAERAAWQAALEDRTAQCNAQIAQLETRLREQEVAAGALAADLERIRSSPLIRVGRKVRRVFLLGTR; encoded by the coding sequence TTGGGACATCTTGTCGAAAAATACACGGCTGCCTACTTCCTGAAGAAGGACGAGAACGGGTCCGTGCTTCCTTATGGCGTTGAAGGCATCGAAGCCTTCGAGCAGGGGGAGCTGCGCGAGCATGACCGCGCGATTCTTGAGCACGTGGATTTCCGTGGCGCGAGCGTCCTGGAATTTGGCTTCGGTCGCGGGGAGTCGATCAAATACGCGTGGGAGCGCGGCGCGGCGGCCTACGTTGGAGTCGATTTCTCGGAGTCCGCCTGCCGAATCGCCGGCGGGTTCCTGCAGAAGTTCAAGGTCGAGGGCCCGCGCATTGTGTGCTCGGACGCGCTCGAATTCCTGCGCCAGCATGTCGCCCAGGGCGAAGCGGCCCAGAAGTTCGACGTGGTGATGATGCTGGACTTCGTCGAGCACGTGCCACGCAGCGAGCTGGCCGAGGTGCTGCGACTGTTGGGCGACTGCCTGAAGGAAACGTCAGTGGTGGCGGTGAACACGCCGGACTTCCTGTTCGACAACGACGTCATCTCGGAAGGCCTGAACGAGCAGGGCTGCGACTCCTCGGATTTCATCGATGAGACGCGCGGCATGCACTGCAACCGGTACACGCTGGACAGCCTGCGCCGGTTCTTCCTGGCCCTGGGCTATGCCGCCGTTGGCCGCGGCCACTACTTCGTGCCTGCCACGCCGGAAGACCAGAACCCGTTCGGCGGCGTGCGCAGCTACGCTGGCGACTGGCAGGCCGCGCAGGCGCGCGGTTGCAAGCTGATGGGCAACTTCCCACGAGAGTCCTTCGAGGTGACTTACGAGGTGCAGGAAAAGCCGGAGCTGCACACGTTCCTGGACGGGAATCTGGCGGGGCTGTCCATCTACGTCACGCGTAGCTACCTGGAGTACTACGGCGGCGGCAACTACGACGACTTCCTGTCCGGGTTCATCGCCCGCCACGACCTCGCCGGCAAGACCGTGTTCGATCTCGGCGGCTTCGTCGGCGTGAATAGCATGCAGTTCGCCCGGCTAGTGGGACCGAATGGCCGCGTCTGCGCGTTCGAGCCCAACCCGATCAATGCCGACCGGCTGCGGCAGAATCTGTCGGAGAACGGCGAGCTCGAATCGCGCGTGCGCGTCTATCCCTTTGCGCTGTCCAACGAACAGGGCACGGTCCGCTTCAACGTGCATCGCAACGTCGATGCCGGCGTCAGCAGCGCCTCCTACATGCAGGGCGCGCACACAACCCTGTCCGAAGGCACGCTGGCAGGCCTCGGCTTCACCGAGGTCGACGTCCGCTCCTGCACGCTGGACGAGTTCGTGCGCCGCACGGGTTTTGTGCCTGGCCTAGTGAAGATGGACATTGAGGGATCGGAACACCTGGCCCTGCTCGGGGCCATGGCCACGATGAAGGACGCGAGTCCGGCCGTGATGGTGGAGTTGCACTCCATCTATTGCGCGGTCATGGTGCTGAACGCCCTGGAAGGCCTGGGCTACGTCTGCGAGCTCCTGCATGTGGAGGAGGACGGCCGCTGCTACATCGGCGCCGCACCTCGCGCGAAGGCCGCCGAGGCCCGCCGGAGCGAGCAGGACGTTGAGGTGCTTCAGGCAACAGTGTACCGACACGAGCTGGAACGCGTCCGCCTGCGCATCGAGGCCCAGGCGCGGCAGCAGGAACAGCGCGAAGGGCAGCACGCGCAGGAGCGCGCCCGCCTGCAGGCGGAGATCGCCGGGCTCCGCGTCCAGCAGGACTCGAATTCGAGCGAACGCAACGTCGAACGGTCCCAGACCGAATCCGAGCGGCAGGCGGAGCGTGCCGCTTGGCAAGCCGCGCTGGAGGACCGCACGGCGCAGTGCAACGCGCAGATCGCCCAGCTCGAAACGCGCCTGCGGGAGCAGGAGGTCGCCGCCGGTGCGTTGGCGGCCGACCTCGAGCGCATCCGCAGTTCCCCGCTGATCCGGGTGGGCCGCAAAGTGCGCAGGGTCTTCCTCCTGGGCACCCGCTGA
- a CDS encoding ABC transporter permease encodes MGTNLRIFWSLVVADLKRRYTGTYLGWVWALAAPLATIGVLLFVFRYGFRSGPIDGVDFTVWLVVGLVPWFFVNDGLIAGSNAIAEYSFLVRKMHFSTEMLPIARICSSGCVHLALLAFTFLLLVAHGRTPNVYWLQLPYYIACLFLLVLGAGVLFSVVQVFVKDFQQVIIMLMQVLFWATPVVWEAKILPPQFKPLLLLNPVHYIVQGYRDTFLDGVWFFHKPHETLWFWVGTMVLFTGGMSLFSRMKHEFADVL; translated from the coding sequence ATGGGCACCAACCTGCGCATTTTCTGGAGCTTGGTCGTCGCCGACCTGAAGCGCCGCTACACCGGCACCTACCTTGGCTGGGTGTGGGCACTGGCCGCGCCGCTGGCGACGATCGGCGTGCTGCTGTTCGTCTTCCGCTACGGGTTCCGCTCGGGACCCATCGACGGCGTGGACTTTACGGTGTGGCTGGTGGTCGGCTTGGTCCCCTGGTTTTTCGTGAACGACGGGCTCATCGCCGGCTCCAACGCCATCGCCGAATACAGCTTCCTCGTGCGCAAGATGCACTTCTCTACGGAGATGTTGCCCATCGCGCGCATCTGCTCGTCAGGTTGCGTGCATCTGGCGCTGTTGGCGTTCACCTTCCTGCTGCTGGTCGCGCACGGGCGCACGCCCAACGTTTACTGGCTGCAACTACCGTACTACATCGCCTGCCTGTTCCTGCTGGTGCTGGGTGCGGGGGTGCTGTTTTCCGTGGTGCAGGTGTTCGTCAAAGATTTCCAGCAGGTCATCATCATGCTGATGCAGGTGCTGTTCTGGGCCACGCCGGTGGTGTGGGAGGCGAAGATCCTGCCGCCCCAGTTCAAGCCGCTGCTGCTGCTGAACCCAGTGCACTACATCGTGCAGGGCTATCGTGACACCTTCCTCGACGGAGTCTGGTTCTTCCACAAGCCGCATGAGACGCTCTGGTTCTGGGTCGGCACGATGGTGCTCTTCACGGGCGGCATGAGCCTGTTCAGCCGCATGAAACACGAATTCGCCGATGTCCTCTGA
- a CDS encoding ABC transporter ATP-binding protein, whose product MSSDRTQPVIRVSGVTKAYRLYNSKADRAAELFLPFGRKRHHLHYALRDFSFEVAKGESIGIIGRNGSGKSTLLKIIAGVLTATSGEVSLHGRVASLLELGAGFNPEMTGRENVYFQGALLGLGSREMEKRVAEILEFADIGEFIEQPVKTYSSGMFVRLAFAVSIHVDPEVLIVDEALAVGDVRFQKKCVDWMKRFQQRGGTILFVSHDIFTVKAFCNRLVLIDEGKLEAIGDPDTVANRYYQIMFPKASPSTTAAGDEVQEIRQELAEMPELQDEDDGHWFEPDMSDGQRQWGGGAASIARLRVGGVRAPNLFAWQDSILFDVVVRWNRGEVRRLCAEYHVQPRLLVGFRLENTKGFVLTNFTNATQADNGFDLLASGVSECRVRCRIAPLKLAAGNYFFTPGLAVGTVDHLHPVMEYTNLVHLHCDTSRQVLGQMQLDYEIAFSATAAGAEAGAAIATAS is encoded by the coding sequence ATGTCCTCTGACCGCACGCAACCCGTCATCCGCGTCAGCGGCGTCACCAAGGCCTACCGCCTGTACAACAGCAAGGCGGACCGGGCGGCGGAACTGTTCCTGCCCTTCGGCAGGAAGCGCCACCACCTTCACTACGCGCTGCGTGACTTCAGCTTCGAAGTCGCGAAGGGTGAGAGCATCGGCATCATTGGCCGCAACGGCTCAGGCAAGTCCACGCTGCTGAAGATCATCGCCGGCGTGCTCACAGCCACCAGCGGCGAGGTGTCGCTGCACGGGCGGGTGGCGTCGCTCCTCGAACTTGGCGCGGGCTTCAACCCCGAGATGACCGGCCGCGAGAACGTCTACTTCCAGGGCGCGCTTCTGGGATTGGGCAGCCGCGAGATGGAGAAGCGCGTCGCGGAGATCCTCGAATTTGCCGACATCGGCGAATTCATCGAGCAGCCGGTGAAGACTTATTCCAGCGGCATGTTCGTGCGGCTCGCCTTTGCTGTGTCCATCCACGTCGACCCGGAAGTGCTGATCGTCGACGAGGCGCTGGCCGTGGGCGACGTTCGCTTCCAGAAGAAGTGCGTCGACTGGATGAAGCGCTTCCAGCAGCGCGGCGGAACCATCCTGTTCGTCAGCCATGACATCTTCACGGTCAAGGCCTTCTGCAACCGCTTGGTGCTGATCGACGAGGGCAAGCTCGAAGCCATCGGCGACCCGGACACGGTGGCCAACCGCTACTACCAGATCATGTTCCCCAAGGCTTCGCCCAGCACCACGGCGGCGGGCGACGAGGTCCAGGAGATCAGGCAGGAACTGGCCGAGATGCCGGAACTCCAGGACGAAGACGACGGCCACTGGTTCGAGCCGGACATGAGCGACGGCCAACGCCAATGGGGTGGCGGCGCGGCCTCGATAGCCCGCCTGCGGGTCGGGGGCGTGCGCGCCCCCAACTTATTCGCCTGGCAGGACTCCATTCTGTTCGATGTGGTGGTGCGCTGGAACCGGGGAGAGGTGCGACGGCTCTGCGCGGAATACCACGTGCAGCCCAGGCTGCTGGTGGGCTTCCGGCTGGAGAACACCAAAGGCTTCGTCCTCACCAATTTCACCAACGCGACGCAGGCCGACAACGGTTTCGACCTACTGGCCTCGGGTGTGTCCGAGTGCCGGGTCCGCTGCCGCATCGCCCCGCTGAAACTGGCGGCCGGCAACTACTTCTTTACGCCTGGCTTGGCGGTAGGCACCGTCGACCACCTGCACCCGGTCATGGAGTACACGAACCTGGTGCACCTGCACTGCGACACGTCGCGGCAGGTGCTGGGCCAGATGCAACTCGATTACGAGATCGCGTTCTCGGCTACGGCGGCTGGAGCCGAGGCCGGAGCGGCCATCGCGACCGCGTCCTGA
- a CDS encoding glycosyltransferase, translated as MKKILFVAMQMSTHTVRWIRQLSDAGYDIHLFPVNHLPPHPELYGVTVHQPFRVAAPRRALKQGLKNAVKRLLGRTITPAPAVGNVGYVYPVPILGRWLPYLNAKRERLGESDQTAPQIYGPRVLARLVQKLQPDLIHSLEFQHCGYLVLAARDILGAGNFPKWLATNWGSDIYFYREIEEHRRQLSRLLCSVDYYSCECERDVGMARELGLTAPVLPVMPNTGGFNIEAAARVRSAHQPSKRKLIMVKGYQHFAGRAMVALEAIERCAELLKGYQVIVYAASPEIHGRVDELREWLKIDVRMLHHVPHDYMLRMFSRARIYLGVSASDAISTSLLEAMAMGAFPIQTNTSCCTEWITHGVTGMEIPQDDPNMIAECLKLALQDDALVDGAATLNWVTVEQRLDERMLREKAKGYYREIFEPAPATPATGPQDAVAMAAPASAPAAVAENAIS; from the coding sequence TTGAAGAAAATCCTCTTCGTGGCGATGCAGATGAGCACACACACCGTGCGCTGGATTCGCCAGCTGTCCGACGCCGGATATGACATTCACCTCTTCCCCGTCAACCATCTGCCGCCCCATCCGGAGTTGTACGGCGTCACGGTCCACCAACCCTTCCGTGTCGCGGCACCGCGCCGCGCGCTGAAGCAGGGTCTGAAAAACGCGGTGAAGCGGCTGCTCGGGCGCACAATCACGCCGGCACCCGCTGTGGGGAATGTAGGTTACGTCTATCCAGTCCCGATTCTGGGTCGATGGCTGCCCTACCTGAATGCCAAGCGCGAGCGCCTGGGTGAATCGGACCAGACGGCGCCCCAGATCTACGGACCGCGCGTCTTGGCGCGATTGGTGCAAAAGCTTCAGCCGGACCTGATCCATTCGCTCGAATTCCAGCATTGCGGGTACCTCGTACTCGCAGCACGGGACATCCTGGGTGCAGGAAACTTTCCAAAGTGGCTTGCGACCAACTGGGGCAGCGACATCTACTTCTATCGCGAGATCGAAGAGCACCGGCGGCAACTCTCGCGCCTGCTGTGCAGCGTTGACTACTACTCCTGCGAGTGTGAGCGCGACGTGGGCATGGCGCGCGAACTCGGGCTGACCGCGCCCGTCCTACCGGTGATGCCCAACACCGGCGGCTTCAACATCGAAGCGGCGGCCCGGGTACGCAGCGCGCACCAGCCATCGAAGCGCAAGCTGATCATGGTGAAGGGCTACCAGCACTTCGCCGGCCGCGCCATGGTGGCCCTGGAGGCCATCGAGCGCTGCGCCGAACTGCTCAAGGGCTACCAGGTCATCGTCTATGCGGCATCGCCGGAGATCCACGGGCGGGTGGACGAACTGCGCGAGTGGCTGAAGATCGACGTCCGCATGCTGCACCATGTGCCGCACGACTATATGTTGCGCATGTTCAGCCGCGCCCGCATCTACCTCGGCGTCAGTGCCTCCGATGCGATCAGCACCTCGCTGCTGGAAGCGATGGCCATGGGCGCGTTCCCTATCCAGACCAACACCTCGTGCTGCACCGAATGGATAACGCACGGGGTGACCGGCATGGAGATCCCTCAAGACGACCCGAACATGATCGCCGAATGCCTGAAGCTCGCGCTGCAGGACGACGCGCTCGTCGACGGGGCGGCCACCCTGAATTGGGTCACCGTGGAGCAGCGCCTCGACGAGCGCATGCTGCGAGAGAAGGCCAAGGGCTACTACCGGGAGATTTTCGAGCCGGCGCCGGCGACGCCGGCCACCGGCCCTCAGGACGCGGTCGCGATGGCCGCTCCGGCCTCGGCTCCAGCCGCCGTAGCCGAGAACGCGATCTCGTAA
- a CDS encoding glycosyltransferase: protein MPEAAVLSLVTPAYNQGQYLAETIESVLAQDQLGIDYLVLDDGSSDSTLQVLQDYTDRVAWEHQPNMGQVRTLNKGWGRANGKYLAYLSSDDILYPGAVRKLVEVLEADPTIACVFPDCDLIDEESRVIKRSVCRPFNLDQLVVDQECYIAVGAIFRRSAFEAVGGWKPELRLAPDREFWMRLASQGSIHFHRESLAGYRMHPKSISYKDVSEETSREYIRVLDDYFAQPGVPPRIAARKEEAYGKATLVLARNRFRSGDLKRGFALYAEACRLHPPLRSATVKLRLLRNVVSKPARVALSAVRSVLKPARA from the coding sequence ATGCCTGAAGCGGCCGTGCTGTCGCTGGTCACCCCGGCCTACAACCAGGGCCAGTACCTGGCGGAGACGATAGAGAGCGTGCTGGCGCAGGACCAACTCGGCATCGACTACCTGGTGCTCGATGACGGCTCCAGCGATTCGACGCTGCAGGTGCTGCAGGACTACACTGACCGCGTGGCCTGGGAGCACCAGCCCAACATGGGTCAGGTGCGCACCCTGAACAAGGGCTGGGGCCGCGCGAACGGCAAGTACCTGGCCTACCTCAGTTCCGACGACATCCTCTACCCGGGCGCCGTGCGCAAGCTGGTGGAGGTGCTGGAGGCTGATCCCACCATCGCCTGCGTGTTTCCCGACTGCGACCTGATCGATGAGGAGTCGCGGGTCATCAAACGCAGCGTCTGCCGCCCCTTCAACCTGGACCAGCTAGTGGTCGACCAAGAGTGCTACATCGCTGTCGGCGCCATCTTCCGTCGCTCCGCCTTCGAGGCGGTGGGCGGCTGGAAGCCCGAGCTGCGCCTGGCCCCAGACCGCGAGTTCTGGATGCGCCTGGCCTCGCAAGGCAGCATCCACTTTCACCGTGAGTCGCTGGCCGGCTACCGTATGCACCCGAAGTCGATCTCTTATAAGGACGTCAGCGAGGAAACTTCGCGCGAGTACATCCGTGTGCTGGACGACTACTTCGCCCAGCCCGGCGTCCCGCCGCGGATTGCCGCGCGCAAGGAGGAGGCCTATGGCAAGGCCACGTTGGTCCTGGCGCGCAACCGCTTTCGCTCCGGAGACCTGAAGCGCGGTTTCGCGCTGTATGCCGAAGCTTGCCGCCTGCATCCGCCGCTGCGCAGCGCCACTGTCAAGCTGCGCCTGCTGCGCAACGTGGTGAGCAAGCCCGCGCGCGTGGCCCTGTCGGCCGTGCGTTCCGTACTCAAACCGGCCCGGGCGTGA
- a CDS encoding acyltransferase, with translation MVPMMLLPMSRSAGQGRGGSRGADSNMRAWRAFAGEISGMDRRISALRVIACYMVIQLHVSAELFVKPGAGWWAGNVLNSLTRSCVPLFFMIAGATMLARDEPLGPFFRKRVLRILPPLLVWSLFYLWWLWHNGGGPANWPLAILQGPTMFHLWYFYALVGIYAALPIMRKFYIHSSRRDRILFALTWFLVASVVPTAQNILFNRHCGGYIGFPRLNDVYHLTFFGGYMGYVVLGAIAADRPASARAGWAAFLGGSLATIAGNWWLARQFGSPCEFFMVYFSPFVVLAAWGLFTVAMSLREGTPSRWLAVLADCTLGIYGLHVIVIGPVLQRFGWNPLAGNAWLNPLAYAIAAFAVCFVVIGTLRLAPPLRRVF, from the coding sequence ATGGTTCCGATGATGTTGCTGCCGATGTCCCGGAGCGCGGGGCAAGGCCGGGGTGGTTCGCGGGGAGCGGACTCTAACATGCGCGCCTGGCGCGCTTTCGCGGGGGAGATTTCAGGAATGGATCGCAGGATCAGCGCACTGCGGGTAATCGCGTGCTACATGGTTATCCAGTTGCACGTGTCGGCCGAACTGTTCGTCAAGCCGGGGGCAGGATGGTGGGCCGGGAACGTCTTAAACTCGCTAACTCGTTCGTGCGTCCCGCTATTCTTCATGATCGCGGGTGCCACGATGCTGGCGCGCGACGAGCCGCTGGGGCCCTTCTTCCGCAAGCGGGTGCTGCGCATCCTGCCGCCGCTGCTGGTCTGGTCGCTGTTCTACCTGTGGTGGCTCTGGCACAACGGCGGCGGCCCGGCCAACTGGCCGCTGGCAATCCTGCAGGGGCCGACCATGTTCCACCTCTGGTACTTCTACGCGCTGGTGGGCATCTATGCGGCGCTACCGATCATGCGCAAGTTCTACATCCACAGCAGCCGGCGGGACCGCATTCTGTTCGCGCTCACGTGGTTCCTGGTGGCGTCCGTGGTCCCCACCGCGCAGAACATCCTGTTCAACCGCCACTGCGGAGGCTACATCGGCTTCCCGCGCTTGAACGACGTCTACCACCTCACCTTCTTCGGCGGCTACATGGGCTACGTGGTGCTGGGCGCCATCGCCGCCGACCGGCCGGCCTCGGCACGCGCGGGCTGGGCCGCCTTCCTGGGCGGCTCGCTCGCCACCATCGCCGGCAACTGGTGGCTCGCCAGGCAGTTCGGCTCGCCCTGCGAGTTCTTCATGGTCTATTTCTCGCCCTTCGTCGTGCTCGCGGCCTGGGGCCTGTTCACGGTGGCGATGTCGCTGCGCGAAGGCACGCCTTCGCGCTGGCTGGCCGTGTTGGCCGACTGCACCCTGGGCATCTACGGCCTGCACGTGATCGTGATCGGGCCGGTGCTCCAGCGCTTCGGCTGGAACCCGCTGGCAGGCAACGCCTGGCTGAACCCGCTCGCCTACGCCATTGCCGCCTTCGCCGTGTGTTTTGTGGTGATCGGGACGCTGCGACTGGCGCCGCCGTTGCGGCGCGTGTTCTGA
- a CDS encoding sterol desaturase family protein: protein MHLLVQKVLASLQNIGPHILLSLAALVLILLAEIVFLGYRRSSVHHLAHADASGRRDLLSFVLDVTGVLRILGHVVTLGLAYLIGIFVNRALNLNLTAALPNPVIQVAFWIFVKSFLDYWMHRFMHKVPMLWAIHKYHHSAAEFHVVTAHRESILVAPWSSLYFALPLGIIGTPTSVFIAVAFLIEAHALLVHSQFKFSWGRLGDLVLISPQAHRVHHSLDQRHWGRNYGFMFSFWDHVFGTYYGDELPAEINIGVVGTPYNEVSWVREMAYSIKACGAEFMNVMHGRPSDMASETSPTAQGLQAALAEEQELKVSP, encoded by the coding sequence ATGCATTTGCTAGTTCAGAAAGTGTTGGCCTCGCTGCAGAACATCGGCCCGCACATCCTGCTGAGCCTCGCCGCCCTGGTCCTCATCCTGCTCGCGGAAATCGTGTTCCTCGGGTATCGCCGGTCGTCCGTGCACCATCTCGCGCACGCGGACGCTTCGGGCCGCCGCGACCTGCTGTCCTTCGTGCTGGACGTGACGGGCGTGCTGCGCATCCTGGGCCACGTCGTGACGCTGGGCCTGGCCTACCTGATCGGCATCTTCGTCAATCGCGCACTCAACCTGAACCTGACCGCGGCGCTCCCCAACCCGGTCATCCAGGTCGCCTTCTGGATCTTCGTCAAGAGTTTCCTCGACTACTGGATGCACCGCTTCATGCACAAGGTGCCGATGCTGTGGGCGATCCACAAGTACCACCATTCGGCGGCGGAATTCCACGTGGTCACCGCGCATCGCGAAAGCATCCTGGTCGCGCCCTGGTCCTCGCTGTACTTCGCGCTGCCGCTGGGCATCATCGGCACGCCCACGTCCGTCTTCATCGCGGTGGCCTTCCTGATCGAGGCCCACGCGCTGCTGGTGCACTCGCAGTTCAAGTTCAGCTGGGGCCGCCTGGGCGACCTGGTGCTGATCTCGCCGCAGGCGCATCGCGTGCACCACTCGCTCGACCAGCGCCACTGGGGCCGCAACTACGGTTTCATGTTCTCGTTCTGGGACCACGTGTTCGGCACCTACTACGGCGACGAACTCCCTGCCGAAATCAATATCGGCGTGGTCGGCACGCCCTACAACGAGGTCAGCTGGGTCCGCGAGATGGCCTACAGCATCAAGGCCTGCGGCGCCGAGTTCATGAACGTGATGCACGGCCGCCCGTCCGACATGGCCTCGGAGACCAGCCCCACGGCGCAGGGCCTGCAGGCGGCCCTGGCGGAAGAACAGGAACTGAAGGTCTCGCCCTAG